A section of the Bryobacteraceae bacterium genome encodes:
- the nuoA gene encoding NADH-quinone oxidoreductase subunit A: MPEGYTPIFIFLICAILFPLLLLGIFRYLRPALPIPVKLEAYECGIKAASNARGRYTVRFYITAILFVVFDVETIFLFPWAVRFRQLGWFGVAEVAVFLAILIAGYVWAYRKGAFEWV; the protein is encoded by the coding sequence ATGCCGGAAGGATATACGCCGATCTTCATCTTCCTGATCTGTGCGATTCTTTTCCCGCTGCTCCTGCTCGGCATCTTTCGATACCTGCGGCCCGCCCTGCCGATCCCGGTGAAGCTGGAGGCCTACGAGTGCGGCATCAAGGCGGCGTCCAACGCCCGCGGCCGCTACACGGTGCGCTTCTACATCACTGCCATCCTGTTCGTCGTTTTCGATGTGGAAACGATTTTCCTGTTCCCCTGGGCGGTCCGTTTCCGGCAGCTCGGCTGGTTTGGCGTGGCTGAGGTGGCAGTGTTTCTTGCCATTCTGATCGCCGGCTACGTCTGGGCGTACAGGAAGGGCGCCTTCGAGTGGGTCTGA